One window of Cherax quadricarinatus isolate ZL_2023a chromosome 18, ASM3850222v1, whole genome shotgun sequence genomic DNA carries:
- the LOC128689490 gene encoding techylectin-5A-like isoform X2, whose protein sequence is MRALWTCLCVGVLTATSATKLHNLQREAPIDGKLAMDDYPLQEDDLLDKHQLLLQREDEELAQQNLDDSFLNLNRQEADNTSRHKPVNSAGRPRDCADHLIGGSTTSGIYEIYPFTCTCNGPVRVWCDMETDGGGWTVFLKRQNQSRQVNFNRTWAEYKDGFGDPSREYWLGNEALYKLIASREYAIRLDLEYKTGISQYYTYSIVKVANEANRYRASVQGPVSGTASSNCFSLNSVFTTYDNYGDINTGNCAAVRGGGWWHNSGCRYGNPTSPYNQGLNYTCYSTTSVVTKVQVKIRPTVCDNAFKTVYLNSKNCGGCHNNNDDSRELL, encoded by the exons ATGAGAGCATTGTggacgtgtttgtgtgtgggcgTGTTGACAGCCACAAGCGCCACCAAGTTGCACAACTTGCAAAGGGAGGCACCGATA GATGGGAAACTAGCCATGGATGACTATCCCCTGCAGGAGGACGACCTACTGGATAAGCATCAGCTTCTCTTACAAAGGGAAGACGAAGAACTGGCTCAGCAAAATCTGGATGATTCTTTTCTCAACCT GAACAGACAAGAGGCGGATAATACCTCCAGACACAAGCCAGTGAACTCAGCTGGGCG GCCTAGGGACTGTGCTGACCACTTGATTGGGGGATCCACCACCAGCGGAATATACGAGATCTACCCCTTCAC GTGCACATGCAACGGGCCCGTGCGGGTATGGTGTGACATGGAGACAGATGGAGGTGGTTGGACTGTGTTCTTGAAGCGTCAGAACCAATCTAGACAAGTGAACTTCAACCGCACGTGGGCTGAGTACAAGGATGGCTTCGGTGACCCCAGTAGGGAATATTGGCTAG GTAACGAAGCTCTGTACAAACTGATCGCCAGCCGAGAGTACGCAATTCGTCTGGACCTCGAATACAAGACTGGGATTTCTCAATACTACACTTACTCCATTGTCAAAGTTGCCAACGAAGCAAACAG ATACAGGGCGAGTGTCCAGGGGCCCGTGTCTGGGACAGCGTCCAGCAACTGCTTCAGTCTTAACAGCGTCTTCACTACTTACGACAATTATGGCGACATTAACACTG GAAACTGTGCAGCAGTTAGAGGTGGCGGCTGGTGGCACAACAGCGGCTGCCGCTACGGTAACCCAACGTCACCCTACAACCAGGGCCTCAACTACACATGCTATTCCACCACCTCCGTGGTCACCAAGGTGCAGGTGAAGATCAGACCCACCGTCTGCGACAATGCTTTCAAAACTGTCTACCTCAACTCCAAGAACTGTGGCGGCTGTCACAATAATAATGATGATTCACGAGAGTTGTTGTGA
- the LOC128689490 gene encoding techylectin-5A-like isoform X1 — protein MRALWTCLCVGVLTATSATKLHNLQREAPIQDGKLAMDDYPLQEDDLLDKHQLLLQREDEELAQQNLDDSFLNLNRQEADNTSRHKPVNSAGRPRDCADHLIGGSTTSGIYEIYPFTCTCNGPVRVWCDMETDGGGWTVFLKRQNQSRQVNFNRTWAEYKDGFGDPSREYWLGNEALYKLIASREYAIRLDLEYKTGISQYYTYSIVKVANEANRYRASVQGPVSGTASSNCFSLNSVFTTYDNYGDINTGNCAAVRGGGWWHNSGCRYGNPTSPYNQGLNYTCYSTTSVVTKVQVKIRPTVCDNAFKTVYLNSKNCGGCHNNNDDSRELL, from the exons ATGAGAGCATTGTggacgtgtttgtgtgtgggcgTGTTGACAGCCACAAGCGCCACCAAGTTGCACAACTTGCAAAGGGAGGCACCGATA CAGGATGGGAAACTAGCCATGGATGACTATCCCCTGCAGGAGGACGACCTACTGGATAAGCATCAGCTTCTCTTACAAAGGGAAGACGAAGAACTGGCTCAGCAAAATCTGGATGATTCTTTTCTCAACCT GAACAGACAAGAGGCGGATAATACCTCCAGACACAAGCCAGTGAACTCAGCTGGGCG GCCTAGGGACTGTGCTGACCACTTGATTGGGGGATCCACCACCAGCGGAATATACGAGATCTACCCCTTCAC GTGCACATGCAACGGGCCCGTGCGGGTATGGTGTGACATGGAGACAGATGGAGGTGGTTGGACTGTGTTCTTGAAGCGTCAGAACCAATCTAGACAAGTGAACTTCAACCGCACGTGGGCTGAGTACAAGGATGGCTTCGGTGACCCCAGTAGGGAATATTGGCTAG GTAACGAAGCTCTGTACAAACTGATCGCCAGCCGAGAGTACGCAATTCGTCTGGACCTCGAATACAAGACTGGGATTTCTCAATACTACACTTACTCCATTGTCAAAGTTGCCAACGAAGCAAACAG ATACAGGGCGAGTGTCCAGGGGCCCGTGTCTGGGACAGCGTCCAGCAACTGCTTCAGTCTTAACAGCGTCTTCACTACTTACGACAATTATGGCGACATTAACACTG GAAACTGTGCAGCAGTTAGAGGTGGCGGCTGGTGGCACAACAGCGGCTGCCGCTACGGTAACCCAACGTCACCCTACAACCAGGGCCTCAACTACACATGCTATTCCACCACCTCCGTGGTCACCAAGGTGCAGGTGAAGATCAGACCCACCGTCTGCGACAATGCTTTCAAAACTGTCTACCTCAACTCCAAGAACTGTGGCGGCTGTCACAATAATAATGATGATTCACGAGAGTTGTTGTGA